From Micromonospora sp. NBC_01699, a single genomic window includes:
- a CDS encoding lipoprotein translates to MGQRLRTAALAALTISLAAGCADAGKGTPATGTASASAATSTPPGPPWYDNVAPAAAATKVGASRTPCVLPVIFDLPDRWLAKPVEVTGEWAALTEWGGSTMRCEIDAKPAGNIGFLRVWTVDDDTVPPRQALEEFLADYGTLTEVQYRDTKAGSISAIEASFLRKDELDDEATRGAALMVETPLGAVLLTLGGFDNDEVEEMMPAYQLAKQTFAVKR, encoded by the coding sequence GTGGGGCAACGACTTCGTACGGCGGCGCTGGCCGCGCTCACCATCTCGCTCGCCGCCGGCTGTGCCGACGCCGGAAAGGGCACCCCGGCCACCGGTACGGCCTCGGCGAGCGCCGCGACGTCGACGCCGCCCGGCCCCCCGTGGTACGACAACGTCGCGCCGGCCGCCGCCGCCACGAAGGTCGGCGCCAGCCGTACGCCGTGCGTCCTGCCCGTCATCTTCGACCTGCCGGACCGGTGGCTGGCCAAGCCGGTCGAGGTCACCGGGGAGTGGGCGGCGTTGACGGAGTGGGGCGGCTCGACCATGCGCTGCGAGATCGACGCGAAGCCGGCCGGCAACATCGGGTTCCTCCGGGTCTGGACCGTCGACGACGACACCGTCCCGCCGCGCCAGGCGCTGGAGGAGTTCCTCGCCGACTACGGCACCCTTACCGAGGTGCAGTACCGGGACACGAAGGCCGGTTCGATCAGCGCGATCGAGGCGAGCTTCCTGCGGAAAGACGAGCTGGACGACGAGGCGACCCGGGGCGCCGCGCTGATGGTGGAGACACCGCTGGGCGCGGTGCTGCTGACCCTCGGCGGTTTCGACAACGACGAGGTCGAGGAGATGATGCCGGCGTACCAGCTGGCGAAGCAGACCTTCGCCGTGAAGAGGTGA
- a CDS encoding tetratricopeptide repeat protein → MGDQNEAVLAQAVRLREEGSARARERLVDLADRHPQDAAVAYQAAWAHDSAELEAEAVPFYERALGGTGLSAEDRHGAYLGLGSTYRVLGRYDESLTTLRRALDEFPEDAALLTFLAMALYNVGESRQAVRTLLKVVVATSGDARVREYRRAIGYYADNLDETQ, encoded by the coding sequence ATGGGCGATCAGAACGAGGCGGTGTTGGCGCAGGCGGTGCGGCTGCGAGAGGAGGGGAGCGCGCGGGCACGGGAGCGACTGGTGGATCTGGCGGATCGGCATCCGCAGGACGCGGCGGTCGCGTACCAGGCCGCATGGGCGCACGACTCCGCCGAACTGGAGGCGGAGGCGGTCCCGTTCTACGAGCGGGCGCTGGGCGGTACGGGGCTGTCGGCCGAGGACCGGCACGGGGCGTACCTGGGGCTGGGCAGCACCTACCGGGTGCTGGGCCGGTACGACGAGTCGCTGACCACGCTGCGTCGCGCCCTGGACGAGTTCCCCGAGGACGCCGCCCTGCTGACCTTCCTGGCCATGGCGCTCTACAACGTCGGCGAGTCCCGGCAGGCCGTGCGGACCCTACTCAAGGTCGTCGTCGCCACCAGCGGGGACGCGCGGGTACGGGAGTACCGCCGGGCGATCGGGTACTACGCCGACAACCTGGACGAGACCCAGTAG
- a CDS encoding alpha/beta fold hydrolase — MSTITTRDGTEIYYKDWGEGPVVTFSHGWPLSADAWDGQLLFLVQNGFRVVAHDRRGHGRSSQSSAGNDMDGYADDLAAVIEALDLTGATLVGHSTGGGEVARYIGRHGTGRAAKAVLISAVPPLMLQTDDNPEGLPISVFDELRAGLFKDRSQFYKDLALMFYGANRPGAKVSQGILDQFWLWSMQSGLKNAYESIKAFSETDFTEDLKKFDIPTLVLHGEDDQIVPVKDSGPKSAQLIPGSQEIYYPGAPHGMTATLQDRVNADLLAFLRS, encoded by the coding sequence ATGAGCACCATTACCACCAGGGACGGCACCGAGATCTACTACAAGGACTGGGGCGAGGGTCCGGTCGTGACCTTCTCCCACGGGTGGCCGTTGAGCGCGGACGCCTGGGACGGCCAGCTGCTCTTCCTGGTGCAGAACGGCTTCCGGGTGGTGGCGCACGACCGCCGTGGTCACGGTCGGTCGAGCCAGTCCTCGGCCGGCAACGACATGGACGGGTACGCGGACGACCTCGCCGCCGTCATCGAGGCGCTCGACCTGACCGGCGCGACCCTCGTCGGTCACTCCACCGGTGGTGGCGAGGTTGCCCGCTACATCGGTCGGCACGGCACCGGGCGGGCCGCCAAGGCGGTGCTCATCTCGGCCGTGCCGCCGCTGATGCTCCAGACCGACGACAATCCGGAGGGGCTACCGATCAGCGTGTTCGACGAGTTGCGCGCCGGTCTGTTCAAGGACCGGTCGCAGTTCTACAAGGACCTGGCCCTGATGTTCTACGGCGCCAACCGGCCGGGTGCGAAGGTCTCGCAGGGCATCCTGGACCAGTTCTGGCTCTGGAGCATGCAGTCCGGTCTGAAGAACGCGTACGAGAGCATCAAGGCGTTCTCCGAGACGGACTTCACCGAAGACCTGAAGAAGTTCGACATCCCGACCCTGGTCCTGCACGGCGAGGACGACCAGATCGTCCCGGTCAAGGACTCGGGGCCGAAGTCGGCCCAGCTCATTCCGGGTTCGCAGGAGATCTACTACCCCGGTGCGCCGCACGGGATGACGGCGACGCTCCAGGACCGGGTCAACGCGGACCTGCTCGCCTTCCTCCGTAGCTGA
- a CDS encoding UDP-N-acetylglucosamine--N-acetylmuramyl-(pentapeptide) pyrophosphoryl-undecaprenol N-acetylglucosamine transferase translates to MSLYSTRRLHALRMIVTGGGTGGHTYPALTTINALQARLAETGTAPDLLWVGVADGLEAKIAERNGIPFRAITTGKLRRSPNPRELARNVVDAFRIPLGIVQAALTVARTRPAVVLSTGGFVSVPIGLAAALFRVPYLMHEQTLSLGLANRILARVATRILLSHEASLDYLPPKARRRAVVTGNPVRAAVLNGNPAKGLAAYGLDPAVPLVLVTGGAAGAQQINRMLTGTLPDLLQHCQIVHQCGSLSHAEMQQVAHGLPAQVAHRYRVVDFIHDELPDLLAAAAIVVARSGAGTVAELTTLGKACILIPYPVSAGDEQRITARHLAKAGAAVMLDGDQATPDQLRAAIMNLLTDPRRRTAMSQAATAHGRPDAAVRVVAEILAVSAHQGRRQ, encoded by the coding sequence ATGTCCCTCTACAGCACCCGGCGCCTACACGCGCTCCGCATGATCGTCACCGGCGGCGGCACCGGCGGGCACACCTACCCCGCGCTCACCACGATCAACGCCTTGCAGGCCCGGCTCGCCGAAACCGGCACCGCACCCGACCTGCTCTGGGTCGGCGTCGCCGACGGCCTCGAAGCCAAGATCGCCGAACGCAACGGCATCCCCTTCCGGGCGATCACCACCGGCAAGCTCCGCCGCTCACCCAACCCCCGTGAGCTGGCCCGCAACGTCGTCGATGCCTTCCGTATCCCACTGGGCATCGTGCAGGCGGCCCTCACCGTCGCCCGGACCCGGCCGGCAGTCGTTCTCAGCACCGGCGGATTCGTTTCCGTCCCGATCGGCCTCGCGGCGGCCCTGTTCCGCGTGCCATATCTGATGCACGAGCAGACGCTCAGCCTGGGCCTGGCCAACCGCATCCTCGCCCGCGTCGCCACTCGGATCCTGCTCAGCCACGAAGCCTCCCTCGACTACCTGCCGCCGAAGGCCCGCCGCCGGGCGGTCGTCACCGGCAACCCGGTACGGGCGGCGGTGCTCAACGGCAATCCCGCGAAGGGCCTGGCCGCGTACGGCCTCGATCCGGCTGTCCCGCTCGTGCTGGTGACCGGCGGCGCCGCCGGCGCCCAGCAGATCAACCGGATGCTGACCGGCACGCTGCCCGACCTGCTACAGCACTGCCAGATCGTCCACCAGTGCGGCAGCCTCAGCCACGCCGAGATGCAGCAGGTCGCCCACGGGCTCCCCGCGCAGGTCGCGCACCGCTACCGCGTCGTCGACTTCATTCACGACGAACTGCCCGACCTACTCGCTGCGGCGGCCATCGTCGTGGCACGCAGCGGCGCCGGCACCGTCGCCGAACTCACGACCCTCGGCAAAGCATGCATCCTCATCCCTTACCCGGTCTCCGCTGGGGACGAGCAACGCATCACCGCCCGTCACCTCGCAAAAGCGGGCGCCGCCGTCATGCTCGACGGAGACCAGGCCACCCCCGACCAACTCCGCGCCGCCATCATGAACCTGCTGACCGACCCGCGCCGCCGAACCGCGATGTCCCAGGCCGCCACCGCACATGGCCGACCGGATGCCGCCGTCCGAGTCGTAGCCGAGATCCTTGCGGTCTCCGCACACCAGGGCCGCCGCCAGTAA
- a CDS encoding substrate-binding domain-containing protein, translated as MSGLVLAIAGKVYASWAATGWATSVWLVLPAIVAAGGTAFAVTRYRHHPGRRQVFLLVSAFVQKHWVAELLENLIRALDRHGVDLVLKIPPHEYGGHGQLQQLAELRRNSRSFLGGFVMAADCAANHVEFDRFCRSLRIPIVFIGSSPFEHVRDYPPNAALVGCDDTEIGTRSAEWVAKILKDRELPYPNVLVVASTEHPDRQNSFAARLRTEVASAEITINDQGRFDRGRSARIVGQTLEEAHRKGVTVHVVFCTNDEMALGAVDAVQERAAAGEGVGDLVIVGVDGTREAIATIDTGGTRFRSTVVQESGRVAEIAVSTLLKLRAYGPVDVETSIPTTIYPLGNASTAVSGSGGTRQSTAPPIPGTRGG; from the coding sequence GTGAGCGGACTGGTCCTCGCTATCGCCGGCAAGGTCTACGCGTCGTGGGCGGCCACTGGGTGGGCTACGTCGGTCTGGCTCGTGCTCCCGGCGATTGTCGCGGCCGGCGGGACGGCGTTCGCCGTCACCCGGTACCGCCATCATCCCGGCCGGCGTCAGGTCTTCCTCCTTGTCTCGGCGTTCGTGCAGAAACACTGGGTCGCCGAACTACTGGAGAACCTGATCCGGGCACTGGATCGACACGGTGTCGACCTTGTCCTCAAGATCCCGCCGCACGAATACGGCGGGCACGGCCAGCTTCAACAACTCGCTGAGCTCAGGAGGAACTCCCGGTCCTTCCTCGGCGGCTTCGTTATGGCCGCCGACTGCGCGGCCAACCACGTCGAGTTCGACCGATTCTGCCGGAGCTTGCGCATCCCGATCGTGTTCATCGGCTCATCGCCTTTTGAGCACGTGCGCGACTACCCACCGAACGCCGCATTGGTGGGCTGCGATGACACCGAGATTGGCACCCGGTCGGCCGAATGGGTGGCCAAGATTCTGAAGGACCGCGAATTGCCTTACCCGAACGTGCTCGTGGTCGCCAGCACCGAGCATCCCGACCGGCAGAACTCCTTCGCAGCCCGGCTGCGGACGGAGGTCGCATCCGCCGAGATAACCATCAACGACCAGGGCAGGTTCGATCGGGGGCGGTCCGCTCGGATAGTCGGCCAGACCCTGGAGGAGGCCCACCGCAAGGGTGTCACCGTCCACGTCGTGTTTTGCACTAACGACGAGATGGCGCTGGGCGCTGTGGACGCGGTCCAGGAACGGGCGGCTGCCGGCGAAGGCGTTGGGGACCTGGTGATCGTCGGGGTGGATGGCACTCGTGAGGCGATCGCAACGATCGACACAGGCGGCACCCGATTTCGGTCGACCGTCGTCCAGGAGTCTGGCCGGGTGGCCGAGATAGCGGTCAGCACTTTGCTCAAGCTCCGGGCGTATGGGCCTGTTGACGTCGAGACATCGATACCGACGACGATATATCCGCTCGGCAACGCTTCCACGGCGGTGTCCGGCTCGGGAGGCACCAGGCAGAGCACCGCGCCCCCGATCCCGGGAACCAGAGGTGGGTGA
- a CDS encoding GyrI-like domain-containing protein, with translation MVEIRLRDVPEQHVVTETRTVDQAGLEAWLPGAMALVAERARAAGGLLGTADWPFLERSGRPDEPVFITIYEGNPNEGPTPVEVCATVATGGDRSIPEHREAYARVTKSHVTSGALGGVYEAIEKWIAVNGLAVARAPRETYWTDFPSAAADDEVFDIAFPVT, from the coding sequence ATGGTCGAGATTCGGTTGCGCGACGTGCCGGAGCAGCACGTGGTGACGGAGACGCGCACGGTTGACCAGGCCGGTTTGGAAGCCTGGCTGCCGGGCGCGATGGCACTGGTCGCGGAGCGGGCACGGGCGGCCGGCGGTCTGCTCGGCACTGCGGACTGGCCGTTCCTGGAGCGGTCCGGTCGTCCGGACGAGCCGGTGTTCATCACCATCTACGAGGGCAATCCCAACGAAGGGCCGACGCCGGTCGAGGTTTGCGCGACGGTCGCGACCGGAGGTGATCGCAGCATCCCGGAACACCGCGAGGCGTACGCCCGAGTAACGAAATCCCACGTCACCAGTGGAGCGCTCGGCGGGGTGTACGAGGCGATCGAAAAGTGGATCGCGGTCAATGGCCTTGCCGTCGCCCGCGCGCCCCGCGAGACCTACTGGACCGATTTCCCGTCCGCCGCAGCCGACGACGAGGTCTTCGACATCGCCTTTCCGGTTACATGA
- a CDS encoding helix-turn-helix domain-containing protein — MLRQARETAGLGIEAAAKEQEWSRPTMYRVEAGTVGVRKPDVVAMCALYGVSAEMTEAMVGLAAESKAKGWWHAYGDVIPAWFELYVGLEAAASRLRHFDPASVPGLLQTREYAEALLRSRLSIPTAEVERLVEVRVERKQLLRRRSPAPPQLDVVLGEDAIRRRAPGMAQQLRHLAEQATAERISIRIVPATAAVHYGLTSGNFVILDFPPVGVRSPEPTTVYVEALTGALYLDKPAEVAVYDDAWDALDKLALDPGRSADLMTMIAKEIDDA; from the coding sequence ATGCTCCGGCAGGCGCGGGAGACGGCAGGACTGGGCATCGAGGCGGCGGCCAAGGAACAGGAATGGTCGCGACCGACCATGTACCGCGTCGAGGCGGGCACCGTCGGAGTCCGTAAGCCGGACGTCGTCGCGATGTGCGCTCTCTACGGTGTCTCGGCCGAGATGACCGAGGCGATGGTCGGCCTGGCCGCAGAGTCCAAGGCCAAGGGCTGGTGGCACGCGTACGGCGACGTCATCCCAGCCTGGTTCGAGCTGTACGTAGGGCTGGAGGCAGCCGCCTCACGGCTACGCCACTTCGACCCGGCGTCCGTCCCCGGCCTGCTCCAAACCAGGGAGTACGCCGAAGCGCTGCTCCGGTCCCGTCTCAGCATCCCCACCGCCGAGGTCGAGCGGCTGGTCGAAGTCCGTGTGGAGCGCAAGCAGTTGCTTCGCCGCAGGTCACCGGCGCCGCCCCAACTTGACGTGGTGCTCGGCGAGGACGCGATACGCCGTCGCGCACCCGGCATGGCTCAGCAGCTCAGACACCTGGCCGAGCAGGCAACGGCCGAGCGGATCTCGATCCGCATCGTTCCCGCCACGGCGGCCGTCCACTACGGGCTCACCAGTGGAAACTTCGTCATCCTGGACTTCCCGCCCGTCGGCGTGCGGTCACCCGAGCCGACCACCGTATACGTCGAGGCGCTGACCGGGGCGCTTTACCTTGACAAGCCGGCGGAGGTCGCGGTCTACGATGACGCGTGGGACGCGCTCGACAAGTTGGCCCTGGATCCGGGGCGGTCGGCCGACCTGATGACGATGATCGCCAAGGAGATTGACGATGCGTGA
- a CDS encoding DUF397 domain-containing protein: protein MRDLTGARWRKSSRSNGTGGNCVEVADNLPGRVLVRDTKNRDGGTLTFGPEAWRAFVGLTKTR, encoded by the coding sequence ATGCGTGACCTGACCGGCGCCCGGTGGCGCAAGTCCAGCCGCAGCAACGGCACGGGCGGCAACTGCGTGGAGGTCGCCGACAACCTGCCCGGTCGTGTGCTCGTCCGGGACACCAAGAACCGCGACGGCGGCACGCTGACCTTCGGGCCGGAGGCGTGGCGTGCGTTCGTCGGGCTGACCAAGACCCGCTGA
- a CDS encoding DUF397 domain-containing protein — translation MRDLSGARWRKSTRSNGTGGDCVEVADNLPGIVGVRDSKNRDGGTLTFGPEAWRAFLGLTKTR, via the coding sequence ATGCGTGACCTGAGCGGCGCCCGGTGGCGCAAGTCCACCCGCAGCAACGGCACAGGCGGCGACTGTGTGGAGGTCGCCGACAACCTGCCCGGCATCGTCGGCGTCCGCGACAGCAAGAACCGTGACGGCGGCACGCTGACCTTCGGGCCGGAGGCGTGGCGCGCGTTCCTCGGGCTGACCAAGACCCGCTGA
- the pyrE gene encoding orotate phosphoribosyltransferase, with the protein MTLVDLAHRVNTVARLSGRFVLRSGRVADEYFDKYRFEADPVLLDALAAEMAALVPPETEVLAGLELGGIPIVTALGRHTGLPCAFVRKTAKAYGTARLAEGADVDGARVLIVEDVVTSGGQIAISTGQLRELGARIEHALCVIDRQEGGAEALASDGIALRSLLTRADLDRAASA; encoded by the coding sequence GTGACTCTTGTTGATCTCGCCCATCGGGTGAACACCGTGGCCCGGCTGTCCGGCCGGTTCGTGCTCCGTTCCGGCCGCGTTGCCGACGAGTACTTTGACAAGTATCGGTTCGAGGCCGACCCCGTACTGCTTGACGCGCTTGCGGCCGAGATGGCCGCGCTCGTACCGCCGGAGACCGAGGTGCTCGCCGGCCTGGAGCTGGGCGGCATCCCAATCGTGACCGCGCTCGGTCGGCACACCGGGTTGCCGTGCGCGTTCGTCCGCAAGACCGCGAAGGCGTACGGGACCGCTCGGCTGGCCGAGGGCGCCGACGTCGACGGTGCTCGGGTGCTGATCGTCGAGGACGTGGTCACCTCCGGTGGCCAGATTGCCATCTCCACCGGTCAACTCCGTGAGCTGGGTGCCCGGATCGAGCATGCGCTCTGCGTCATCGACCGGCAGGAGGGCGGCGCCGAGGCCCTGGCCAGCGACGGTATCGCGCTGCGGTCGCTGCTCACCCGCGCCGACCTGGACCGGGCCGCGAGCGCCTGA
- a CDS encoding glutathione S-transferase family protein, whose product MRDDSGMSKTNDAGGAYVNPGGEFTRDQRYIATRITADGRDGYPVEPGRYRLAVARACPWASRMVIVRRLLGLEEVLSMALAGPTHDVRSWTFDLDPGGRDPVLGIERLQEAYFARFPGYERGITVPAIVDVPTGQVVTNDYARMSLDLSTEWAAYHRAGAPKLYPEELREEIDEVNRVVFGDVNNGVYRCGFAGSQESYERAYRRLFDRLDWLSARLDGQRYLVGDTITEADVRLFTTLVRFDPVYHGHFKCNRQKLTEMPVLWAYARDLFQTPGFGDTVDFDQIKEHYYVVHRDINPTGIVPVGPDLRGWLDPHGREALGGRPFGDGTPPGPVSAGETVPVEHTPYAGI is encoded by the coding sequence ATGCGCGACGATAGCGGCATGTCGAAGACGAACGATGCCGGCGGCGCCTATGTGAACCCCGGCGGCGAATTCACCCGCGACCAGCGTTACATCGCCACCCGGATCACCGCCGACGGGCGGGACGGCTACCCGGTCGAGCCGGGCCGATACCGGCTGGCGGTCGCGCGGGCCTGCCCGTGGGCGAGCCGGATGGTCATCGTCCGCCGCCTGCTCGGGCTGGAGGAGGTCCTGTCGATGGCCCTGGCCGGGCCGACCCACGACGTACGCAGCTGGACCTTCGACCTCGATCCGGGCGGCCGTGACCCGGTGCTCGGCATCGAACGGCTCCAGGAGGCGTACTTCGCCCGCTTTCCCGGCTACGAGCGCGGCATCACCGTGCCGGCGATCGTGGACGTGCCGACCGGGCAGGTGGTCACCAACGACTACGCGCGGATGTCGCTCGACCTCTCCACCGAGTGGGCCGCGTACCACCGGGCGGGCGCCCCGAAGCTCTACCCCGAGGAGCTGCGGGAGGAGATCGACGAGGTGAACCGGGTGGTCTTCGGTGACGTCAACAACGGCGTCTACCGCTGCGGCTTCGCCGGCTCCCAGGAGTCGTACGAGCGGGCGTACAGGCGGCTGTTCGACCGGCTCGACTGGCTCTCCGCCCGCCTCGACGGGCAGCGTTACCTGGTCGGGGACACCATCACCGAGGCCGACGTGCGGCTGTTCACCACACTGGTCCGCTTCGATCCGGTCTACCACGGGCACTTCAAGTGCAACCGGCAGAAGCTGACCGAGATGCCGGTGCTGTGGGCGTACGCCCGCGACCTGTTCCAGACCCCCGGCTTCGGCGACACGGTCGACTTCGACCAGATCAAGGAGCACTACTACGTGGTGCACCGGGACATCAACCCGACCGGGATCGTGCCGGTCGGCCCCGACCTGCGCGGCTGGCTCGACCCGCACGGCCGGGAGGCGCTCGGCGGGCGGCCCTTCGGCGACGGCACCCCACCGGGACCGGTGTCGGCGGGCGAAACGGTCCCGGTGGAGCACACCCCGTACGCCGGGATCTGA
- a CDS encoding M4 family metallopeptidase: protein MRRKVLSHSLVALATGTALTLTATPGVAAPGAVAPGAVAPVPAAPSAAPAQLAATAADQLVDGAAAALHRSAGDTLRRTGVQVGNRGLHYVTYERSYRGLPVVGGDVVVTTDSTGAVRGTSVAQQSTITVDTAPAVSTERATATAAAQLTKVTEASAARLVVLAWGAPRLAWETVVTGSVGNTPSKLHVFVDAATGAIADSYDEVKAGTGTGYFNGAVTINTSGSGSSYSMTDTTRSGLRCGGQTGTAYTGTDDVWGNGSGTNLETACVDALYGAQREWDLLGSWFGRNGITGSGGSPPIRVGLNDVNAYWNGSYVNFGHNQANTRQATPIDVVAHELGHAVFQYTPGGAGSGNENGGINESTGDIFGALTEAFANNPNDPPDYEVGEEVDLVGAGPIRYMYNPSLAGDPNCWSTAIPSTEVHAAAGPLNHWFYLTAEGSNPGSGKPASPTCNSSTVTGISIRKAGEIYYNALLAKTSSWRYANIRTATLNAAKNLYPGSCTEFNTVKAAWNAISVPAQSGEPTCGTAANDFSVSASPTAGSVAPGSAATTTINTAVTAGSAQTVALSASGLPSGTTAAFSPSSVTAGNSATLTLSTSASTPPGTYTVTVTGTGSVTRTASYTLTVTGSGGGSCSGTNGTDVAIPDNGAAVTSSITIAGCNRNAGAASTIAVNIVHTYRGDLVIDLVAPDNTAYRLKNSSSDSADNIVTTYTANLSSEVANGVWRLRVQDVASIDTGYINTWTLTL, encoded by the coding sequence GTGAGACGTAAGGTTCTCAGCCACAGCCTGGTGGCGCTGGCCACCGGCACGGCACTGACGCTGACCGCGACGCCCGGTGTCGCGGCACCCGGTGCCGTGGCACCCGGTGCCGTGGCACCCGTGCCGGCCGCCCCGAGCGCCGCCCCCGCCCAGCTGGCCGCCACCGCCGCCGACCAGCTCGTCGACGGCGCCGCCGCCGCGCTGCACCGGTCGGCCGGCGACACGCTGCGCCGTACCGGGGTGCAGGTCGGCAACCGCGGGCTGCACTACGTCACGTACGAGCGCAGCTACCGTGGCCTGCCGGTGGTCGGTGGCGACGTGGTCGTCACCACCGACTCGACCGGTGCGGTACGCGGCACCTCCGTCGCGCAGCAGTCGACCATCACCGTCGACACCGCCCCGGCGGTGAGCACCGAGCGGGCGACCGCCACCGCCGCCGCCCAGCTCACCAAGGTCACCGAGGCGAGCGCTGCCCGCCTGGTGGTGCTCGCCTGGGGTGCGCCCCGGCTCGCCTGGGAAACGGTGGTGACCGGCTCGGTCGGCAACACCCCGAGCAAGCTGCACGTCTTCGTCGACGCCGCCACCGGCGCGATCGCGGACTCGTACGACGAGGTCAAGGCGGGCACCGGCACCGGTTACTTCAACGGCGCGGTCACCATCAACACCTCGGGCTCCGGTTCGTCGTACTCGATGACCGACACGACCCGGTCCGGGCTGCGCTGCGGCGGGCAGACCGGCACCGCGTACACCGGCACCGACGACGTCTGGGGCAACGGCTCCGGCACCAACCTGGAAACCGCCTGCGTCGACGCCCTGTACGGCGCCCAGCGCGAGTGGGACCTGCTCGGTTCCTGGTTCGGCCGCAACGGCATCACCGGCAGCGGCGGCAGCCCGCCGATCCGGGTCGGCCTCAACGACGTCAACGCCTACTGGAACGGCAGCTACGTCAACTTCGGCCACAACCAGGCCAACACCCGCCAGGCCACCCCGATCGACGTGGTCGCGCACGAGCTGGGTCACGCCGTCTTCCAGTACACGCCGGGCGGCGCGGGCAGCGGCAACGAGAACGGCGGCATCAACGAGTCGACCGGTGACATCTTCGGCGCGCTGACCGAGGCGTTCGCCAACAACCCGAACGACCCGCCGGACTACGAGGTCGGCGAAGAGGTCGACCTGGTCGGTGCCGGTCCGATCCGCTACATGTACAACCCGTCCCTGGCCGGCGACCCGAACTGCTGGTCGACCGCGATCCCGAGCACCGAGGTGCACGCCGCCGCCGGTCCGCTGAACCACTGGTTCTACCTGACCGCCGAGGGTTCCAACCCGGGCAGCGGCAAGCCGGCCAGCCCGACCTGCAACAGCTCGACCGTCACCGGCATCAGCATCCGCAAGGCCGGCGAGATCTACTACAACGCGCTGCTGGCCAAGACCTCCAGCTGGCGTTACGCCAACATCCGTACGGCGACCCTGAACGCGGCGAAGAACCTCTACCCGGGCAGCTGCACCGAGTTCAACACGGTCAAGGCGGCCTGGAACGCGATCAGCGTGCCGGCCCAGTCGGGCGAGCCGACCTGCGGCACCGCGGCGAACGACTTCTCCGTCTCGGCGTCGCCGACCGCCGGCAGCGTCGCGCCGGGTTCGGCCGCGACGACCACGATCAACACCGCGGTGACCGCCGGGTCCGCGCAGACGGTGGCGTTGTCGGCCAGCGGCCTGCCCTCTGGTACGACCGCAGCGTTCAGCCCGTCGTCGGTGACCGCCGGAAACTCGGCCACCCTGACCCTGAGCACGTCGGCATCGACCCCGCCCGGCACGTACACCGTGACGGTCACCGGCACCGGCAGCGTGACGCGTACGGCGTCGTACACGCTGACCGTGACCGGTAGCGGTGGTGGTAGTTGCTCCGGCACGAACGGCACCGACGTCGCGATCCCGGACAACGGGGCGGCGGTGACCAGCAGCATCACCATCGCCGGCTGCAACCGCAACGCCGGGGCCGCCTCGACGATCGCGGTCAACATCGTCCACACCTACCGGGGTGACCTGGTCATCGACCTGGTGGCGCCGGACAACACCGCGTACCGGCTGAAGAACAGCTCCAGCGACAGCGCGGACAACATCGTCACCACGTACACGGCGAACCTGTCCAGTGAGGTGGCGAACGGCGTCTGGCGCCTGCGGGTGCAGGACGTGGCCTCGATCGACACCGGCTACATCAACACCTGGACCCTCACCCTCTGA